The Gouania willdenowi chromosome 5, fGouWil2.1, whole genome shotgun sequence sequence aatttgtataggggtctatagacaaaggcgggacttatatacaatgacgtatatgaatgaccaccggcagtagaccatagtgaAAGACTAGTTTTTCGCAtctcaaaagaatgatacataaacatagatttctcagaaactccggattaGAGCTTTAACCATTTGATATCCTAGAAACACTTCCCCCTGTgtcaaaaaataattcatacTCATTCTCTAGGCAAAGAGTTGTCCCAGAGTGTTTTATATCTGGCTCTTAAAACCAATGCATTCTTACTAAGActgatctcttttttttttttttaaccaccaaAATCCAACGGTTCTTACGAAAGCATTTGGATTTTAGAAACAGGAAATGTATGATCGCACACCATGCAGACTGGGATTATGTGACAATCAATGCTTGAGGAACAAGTCTACAGTAATCCAGCCTGCATTTAGATGATACTAGAGCAAGAGTCAAGCACTgaggagaacacacacacacaacttcatGAATATTTGAAACAAGCCTTTACACTGGAAGAATACTGAATAGATACATGAAATGTGGCTTGGAAAAAATTGCATAGTTAGGGAAATAGAATCCTTCACTCAAGATGACCATGACTCTGCACTATTggcttattttaaaacattttttatttgatatagAATGCTTCAGCAGTGCATGAGTGCTTCCGCTCTATTTTAATCTCACTAGAAATGAGCATTAAACATTAAGTAAAGTCTTAATGAAATGCACAGGTGAACaagcttgtgtgtgtttcttttgtcgAATCAGTGAGAGCAGTTGTATAATCTTATCTTTAGACCCGTTCACCTTTGggtatttgtttttctgtacaATGTGGAAGTGTAAGAAAATAAGCAAGAAGTTTATAAAactagagtttttttttttttttttttttttttttaaagacaaaatcatacaaaatgatGCATTACGAGGTGTTTTTCTGGCCAAACTGTTAACTATGTGAATGTATGCTACCAGTCAAACGTTTAGACACACTTTCTCATATAAAATCTATAATATATTAATGGGCGAGGACAAAGGGGTTGCCCCTAAAATCTGACCCCAACGAGATccacaaaagaaaaatgaaattggcgcttgtaatttttttggaatatatatatatatacctgtatataGTCAggataaactttttttatgcttttaaaataaatccctCTAATCGCATGGAGATTTAAACCTTTCTACTGAGTAGGAACTTTCGGAGCTGGCAGCATTTGTTTTTTGCCCATCTTGCAAATCATTATATAATTTCAGGTAAACGGTATTATTCTGTGGGATTGTAAttggttgttttattatttgaaattttgTATGCCACCATAATCCGAGTCTGTGCACCTGCAGTGCCCCCCAACCGAGATTTCTTAGACCCACCCCAATTTATATTAAATGGTAAGACGTGTCCAACACGTGGACCAGTAGTGTAAAATTAGAGTAGCTAGACTGAGACTTGACTTAACTGAAGCGATATATAATCAATTCCTCCAACGACTGGAataactacatacagtacacCATAGCAACATATTCTGTCCGAAAATTATTCCATAAGCCCTATAGTTAAATTTCTCTATTCCTTTAATTTATTCAACATCTAGAATACTATCGCTAACTTTCTcttaattattctaaatgtcaGCCTCTCTGTTGACCTTTCAACGCGCCAGTTTTTGGCCggtttaaaatgagcaaaatgaaTTCCGAAACTTGGTAACATTTTAATCCTCTTTATCATCTTCACAAAAACATTGTAAGCACTAACCTGGTTCTGATTAACTCGAAGTAATATGTATATTACGCAACAGTTTTcgtgcttttgtttttatttatggtTCTCTGTTCCTTTTTTCACCCTCATCTTGGCCATGctgtaaaaaaggaaaatacattGTTTgcttaaaatgactaaaattcaGTCTTTTCTGGCAGCCGCTAACATTGAAAAGTCTCTTGACAGCTGGAATTTCAAAAGAAACATTGGATTCTGCATTGGAATGTTAATTTCTTGTTTGACCTATACATGCAGAAAAGTAATAGTAAAAGCATGAGTGTTAGGGTGGATGAAACAGCTCTAAGTCACTATGAGGTATGCTGTGGATACTAGAAAAAAGCTAACAGATGGTGGGTTAGAGTTTATGGATTCAACAGCTGTTGGATGAACTTTGCTTTGTGTTGTGATTCATCCAACACTGAACATGCCAATGAAGGTGATGGGGCTGAGGGACATGGTGACGCAACATCGCTCTCATGCTTTCATCACAAGAAGTACTTGGTAAATGATGCAGAAAACCAAGATAAATGTAATTTCAGATAGTTACCATCCTTTGTAATGCAATTAGTAGTTGATAGCTAGTGGCCAATGGCAGCTGTAGTAGATAAGTAGCTAATacttttcttcctcctccttttcttGACACATCTAtccatctttaaaaataaaataaaataaacttcttTATCttaagtgttttttcttttaaaaagccttttttacacaaatattttTCAACCAAAGATTAGTGGTATAAGTAGAACAAACACAGCAAGATGCTCGGTGCTAGCTCATTTCCCTTTGCTACTGTGCTAAATGCTAGCTTGTTTCCCTTTGCTACTGTTCTCCTGTATGCTAACAGCGTACTGTCCTGTATGCTAACAATGTACTGTCCTGCATGCTAACAGCTACTGTCCTGTATGCTAACAGCGTAAAGTACTGTATGCTAACAGCGTAAAGTACTGTATGCTAACAGCTAGCTGTCCAGTATGCTAACAACGTATTGTCCTGTATGCTAAAAGCTATTGTCCTCTATTAACAGAATGAAAATCAGAGTAAAAGAGTACGTTTGAATTAAATTGACCTTAAATAAcatgtttaaaatgaaaaagaataaagtGATTTTGGCCAGGTATGAAGTCCAGTTAACAGCATGGAGAAAGTAAGAGTACTTGATTAATTTAACCAAATGTTTCTTTcaattgttttcttttcttttacttcTTTAACAAACCCTATAATTTGTTTCCAAACTGTTTAAGGCAATGTAGATGGTAAATAGCCATCAAGCTATAATCTGGATAAAACATCATATTTTTCTGAATTAAATGCTTTTGTACATTGTCCTTTCCAttaacagatttatttattttttcattatcattGTCGGGGCTGTTGGCGAGTATCATGGGCTTTGTGAATTAGGGCTGGtggtaaaataaattattttaaagaGATGATTTCCTAGTGTGGTTTAAAAGGTTTGTGTGAAGGATCATCAGTAGCAACGTGTTTTGAACATGCTCTGTGTTGGATCTCATCACCAATAACCAGCACACAAATGTATAATTGCACAACTGTCTTATTTTCCACAAGTCAACTAGCTCTGAGCTGTCTCACATGCACATGCTATTTAATAACAAACAGAAACCATATCTGTTTGGCCAAATTTTTGTTGACGCTTCGATTTCTGGCTATAACCACACATCACTTAGTCATCATATTCAAAATTCTAATTTTAAGTGTGCTGTTTTCAGTTTATTAGTTTTCTTCtctaaagtaaaataagtctGATTAATCAATGATGATATGAAGCCCTAAAATGCACATTTGCAGGTAAAGAAACgcctttttaaagaaaaattatatCCATATTGGTGTTTAACACCATCTGATTTCAGTGACCAATAAGATTTTGAGCGTAAGACAACACtgctttgaatatttatttcCTTGAGTCCAAATATAACaatgttttgttgctttttttagtttttgcagTATGAATTTAccactttttaaattgcaattaccAATTTATGACAAATAAATCTGTGACTACTGTAGAAGTACAATTttgtaataattaataataagtaataattttgGAAGACATGTTATATAAAATGTGAAGGATTAAAGTACTgtacaaaaatgttaaaacttttctgaaaaatctATTCTTCAGTAAATCAAGTATTCACTCTGTTTACATGAATCTTCTTGAGGTAAAGTCATTGGCAAAAAGAAAGGTACCAGCGACCTCTTGTGGATTTACACACTGAATTGCAACTTCAGAAAAGTAAGGAAGATACCAGTGAAGTTAGTCTTTATTAAAGTTTAAGTcttttatgaaataaatgaagaaaactTTAGTTTAGgaaagttgcatttttttttaagtctttccACCATGGTGACAGATTTATTTGGCCTTCCAGTACAGATTTGGTTTTGAAATCTCTTTACAGTGGCTATCAAGAAAACATCTAAAGTCCTTGGGGTTGTGATCATTCAGACTGTGGAGAGACTTCCTTTGGGTAATTCAACCCCAGACTTCACCAGAAAACCCATGGCTGTAACTGTTCCAGAAGGTACAAACGCAACAAAGCAGCCTGACAACTGCCACAAAAGAGGGTTTGTGACACTTTATGACTTTCCAGGGAAGAAGGCAACATTTAAAGCTATGGTTTGTGGTACGCCTGTACCAACAGTCACATGGGAGCGGAATAAAGACAATTTGGATGACCCTAATAAATATAGGACCAGATACGATGGCAGGACTCGAGAGCACATCTTAGAGGTGAGCAAAAGGAATTGGTTTCAATTTTAGCAAGAGTCAATACAAGATTTGTAGAGGCGGCAGACAACTCACTCTGCTTTTCTATGGTGTAACAAATGTTCTAAAAAggtgtgatttcattctttcaatgAGCAAACATCATATAACAATGCTTTATCAGATTCCCAGTGTAAAGACGGAGCAAGCCGACATCTACAAGTGCATTGCTACCAATATTTATGGACACGCCTTTTGTACGGTTACATTGAGTGTTACTGAAGGTGAGATTTAATATGAACATTCTGTTCTACTGTCATGTCGACCATCAATTACTGAAccatcattttctttttcttgttctttgtgTGCTTTTGCAGCTCACCTTAAGAAGGACAACCAGGggggtaataaataaatacaactaaTGCTTAGGCTACACTGTATGACAATGTTGAATCCAATGAAAGACGATAATATAAAGATCTCAAGAGATTTTTTTCTACACATGATTATTTTTCCCACAGAAAATGGACAGCCACCGCAGGATTTCAGGTCAATGCTGAAGAAAACGTAAGTTAATGTTAAAGTCCTAATAAATCCAATAATTAACTTTTATGCCAAAGTATAACTATTGTTATTTTCACTCTCAGTGTagttaccaaaaaaaaaccacttcCACCAAAAAAGGAAGGTGAAATCGATCCCCGTCTTTGGGAACTTCTTCTCAGCGCACCGAAGAAAGACTACGAAAAAATTTGTTTTGACTTTGGTGTCACTGACTTTCGTTGGATGCTAAAGAGGCTGAAACAGCTGAAGAAGGAAAGGGAGGATGAACAGGCAAAGGTATGCCATGTATAATTTATAATCTCATTCATACTGGTGTATATTTTATAATTCAATGAACCTCTTGTCACATGAAATAGTTTATGGTTTCTTTCCGTTCTGTAGGTTGTGGAGAAGGTGGAGAACGTACAACAAATCGAAATGAAACCAAATGGAAGAGCAGAATTCAGCATGGACATGAAGCTACGGGATTCCAATAGCAAAATTGATTTGTACAAGGTGAACAAAAATCTCTTCCAAAAAATATGTAGAATGACTGAATGTAAAGCATTATAATTAATAACTGGTGTCTCAAAAGGATGGAACACAGGTGCCCTATGACGATAATGAAAATTCAAAGCACAGCTTAATGCAAACAGGGATAAAGTACGTCTTCAGCATCAAAGACCCTCAGCCTGAAGATGCTGGATTTTATCAGGTTGATGTGGAAGACACAAATGTTCTTTCAACAGACTTTCAAGGTATGAGTTACACTAGATTTTCACTAAATTTGTTTAGTGTTTCTAATCCTCTCATTTCTGTTCTCTCCCAGTCCCTTCTGTTGATTTTGTGGCAGAGATTAAGAGTGTCACAGTCGTAGAGGGCGAGGACGCGGTCTTCAAGTGTGTTTTGTCATCTTCCCTTAATCGGATCTCTTGGTCAAAGGGGAATTCTTCCATTGAACATGGAGAAAAGTATGAAATAAGTGTCTCAGAGGACAAACTCAACCACACTTTGAGAGTAAAAGATTGTGAGATGGATGATCAAGGTATTATCTATGCCATTGCTGGGCTTAGATTAAGCAATGCCTCTCTGATAGTGGAAGGTGAGACTTTAGGCAGTTATTCATTCTAATTGCAGATAAACTGTAATATCTTGtacttcataaaaaaaaaaacatatgtaagGGTTTATTGGTCCCTCTTGTTGCTCAGCTGATCCAAACGGCCATAAAAAGCACAAAGTCACCAAAACGGGCCTTGATATGGCCTTGAAAGGCATGTTGGAAGATGGAGGAGATGGTGAGATTGGTTTTGGTGATGGAAGCGGTAAAGATAAGCATGATGACGAAAACAAGAACAATCATTTTCTGGGAGAAGGAAACAATCAAACCAAAGATGATGAACTTGAAGGCATGAAGAAAAAGGCAGGCTCACGCAAAGGCCCTTTGGTTCCTGACACCATTACAGGTAAAATTCCAAACAAGCTTTGTATTGAAGACTGAAACATGTGCAGAAGATATATAAAAACTACAATGTTACAATGGTATTTCAGC is a genomic window containing:
- the LOC114462922 gene encoding immunoglobulin-like and fibronectin type III domain-containing protein 1, translating into MLSSQEVLVAIKKTSKVLGVVIIQTVERLPLGNSTPDFTRKPMAVTVPEGKKATFKAMVCGTPVPTVTWERNKDNLDDPNKYRTRYDGRTREHILEIPSVKTEQADIYKCIATNIYGHAFCTVTLSVTEAHLKKDNQGGNK